The following nucleotide sequence is from Streptomyces bathyalis.
TCGAGGCGGGCCCGCACCGGCTCGAAGTCCACGTAGAGGTGCCGCCCTACGCGCGGCGGTCGGCACAGCGCTCCGGCCTCCGTGATGACGCGGTGCAGCTCGCCGAGGACCGCCCCGTAGGCGCGCGCGGTGCCGGCACGACGGGCCCGCAGCGACTCGGGTTCGGTGAGGGCGTCGGCGACGGCCGCGTCGTCCGGGCCGGTCAGCCCGGTACGCAGCGACTTCAGCACCCCTCGCACGGACTCGGCGAGACCCTGCCCGCGCCCGCTGGAAGGGAAGCGGGCGATCCCGGCGGCCAGGCCGTGCGGCAGCAGCGTCTCCCCGAGTTCCGCGAGCACGACGACCTCGTCGGTCTCCCGGCCTCCCTGGACCATCTCTGCGGGGCTGACGACGACGGTGCTGTGCGGCGCGTGCGCCGTCTCCCGCCATGTCTCGTCGCTGACGACCAGCAGCCGCTCGTCACCCGCGGCTTCGATCACCTCGTGCAGCAGCTCGGGGGGCGCGGCGGTGCCCGTGCAGTCGTCCGCCACGGACAGCACCAGCACGCGGGGCGGCTCGGGCACCTCGGTGCGCACACGCCTGACCGTCTCGCGCAGGGCAACCGGATCGGGCACTCCCCCGCACTCGGCGGGAACGGGCACGGTGTGCAGTGGACGGCCCAGCAGGCGGGCGGGGTGCGCGTACCAGCTCTCGCCGGGCCTGGGCATCAGGACGGTGCCACAGCCTGTCGCCGCCAGCACCGCGAAGAGCAGAAGAGAGGCCCCGGGTGCGGCCACCACTTGGTCCGGACGGGTCTCCATGCCGCGCCGGTGCCAGTAGCCGCAGGCTGCGACGGCTGCGGCGGAGCGTGCTTGCCGGTGGCCGTCGCTGCCCTCCATCGCTCACGCCTCCGGCCGTCGTGCCGCCCGATGTCATCCGTCGGGGGCGGCGAATCGGACAAACGCACAATACGTCCACCTTCGCAGACGTTCCGACGGTGAGGCGTGACGACACGTAGGCGCCCGGCGCAGGGGTGCGGCTTGCCCGCCCGCCGCTACGCGCAGCGCCCGCGGCTGCGCACGACCTGCTCGGCGAGGCCGGCGAGCTCCGTGCTCTTCTCCTCGACCACCCCGCTCAGCCCGTCCGGGTGGAAGGCGTAGACGGAGACGGTCAGCACGGCGCCCTCGTGGCGGAAGGGCAGCGTCGCGCACGCGCGCAGGCCCCGCTGCAGCGCCATCTCCCGGTAGCGCGGCCACCGTGTCTCGTGCCGCACATCGCTGACGAACACCGGCTCGCCGCTCTCCAGAGCCTCGGGCACCGGGCCCTCTTCGGACTCCCACTGGACGGCGACCAGTTCGGACACCTCGGGGTGTGTGACGGCGGAGGCGCGTCCCTCGGGCGTCTCGGTCAGCGGGCCGCCCTCGGGGTCGGTCAGCGTGACGGCGGCCGCGCAGCTCCCGGAGGTGGAGACGACGGCGTGTTCCGCGAGTTCGCTGAACCCGCGGGAGAAGGTTTCCCGCCCTGTCGCCCGCTCGTCCGGCTCCGCGAGCGGCATCACGGAGAGGAGAGCCTCGTGCTGGGGGCGCTCCAGGGCGCCGAGCGGTTGCTGGTCTTCCACATGCGTTCGGCTGCCCGGGTAGGGGGACGGAAAACGGCCGCATGTGTGCAGTTTCGGAGGGCTTCGTGAACATCGCGGGGCCCGAGCGGCGACGGGCAGGTGATCTGGCCGCGCCTCGTGAGCCGCATGCCGGGTGTCGGGACGTCAGCGACCGTGCCCAGGGTTTCCGGAACGGCTGCGGAGTCCATGGCGGGCCGTGGAGCTCCGGGCACTGTCCGGAATGAGCCGGTTCGACCCCCCGCTCGCCCGGCGCACGTGGTGAACTCGGGCCGGGTGGCGCCCCGTACCGACCGCGTACGCGGCCCGCCACACCAGCCGGAACGGAGATGTGACGGGCCCCTCGCCCGGTGGATGCCGGTGCGCCGGGTCAGGCCGCGGCGAGTTCGGGTTCGCGCTCGCGTTCCATGTCGGCGTCGACCTCGTGCTGGAGGCGGTCGCAGGTGCGGCTGATGAGGCGCGAGACGTGCATCTGTGAGATGCCGAGCTGGTCGGCGATGTTCGTCTGCGTCATGTCGCAGAAGAACCGCATGTACAGAATGCGACGCTCTCGTTCCGGCAGCCGCTCCAGCCGCGGCTTGACCGACTCGCGGTAGACGACATTGTCGAAGCCCGGCTCGGCGCGTCCCAGCGTGTCCGCCAGGGAGTACCCGTCGTCCGCGCCCGGCAGCTCGGCATCCAGGGACAGGGTGCTGTAGCTCTCCAGCGCCTCCATGCCCACCAGCACGTCCTCCTCGGACATGCGTGCGTGCTCGGCGATCTGCGCCACCGACGGGCTCTCGCCCATCGTCAGGCTCAGCTCACGGCGGCTGGTGCGCACCCGGTTGCGCAGTTCCTGCACCCGGCGCGGTACATGCAGCCCCCACATGTGGTCACGGAAATGCCGCTTGACCTCACCGACGATGGTGGGCACCGCGAAGCTCTCGAAAGCGCTGCCGCGGTCGGGATCGTAGCGGCGCACGGCCTTGACCAGGCCCAGCGAGGCGACCTGCTGCAGGTCCTCCAGCGTCTCCCCGCGGTTGCGGAAACGCTGCGCGAGACGCTCCGCCATCGGCATCCACGCCTCGACGACCCGCTGCTTGAGCTCTTCCTTCTCCCGGCCTTCGGGCAGGGAGGCGATACGGCGGAATTCCGCCGCGGTATCAGGGGCGTCGTCATGCGGATGGCGCGCACGCTCGGTGCGCGTCACTGCGGAAGTCATGTGCTTTGGCCTTCCCTAGGTGTTACGCATCTGCGGACACCGCGGGAGAAGAGCACCAGCGGACGGACCGGAATCACGGCCCTGAGCAGAGACAGAACTCTCGCTCCCGCGGATGTGCCTTCTTGCCGAAGCACTACTCTCCGGCTGCCCTTCACTCCTGGCAGCAAACGTCAACGTCCGCTCCGGCGCTGTGTCTTAAGGCACCCGACTGGGTTCAACCCCGGGTCGGCCGTGGCAGGACCGTGGGTTTCCTGCCTCCCCGCCCGGTAACCCGGGGCCGCATGCCTTCCGACTGCGACGACGTGCGGGCACCTTCCGGCATGCGGGGACCTGAGTCCTCCGGGGCCGCGACCGCGTGCCCCCGCGGCGGAGGATGCGGGACGCACCCGGGCGGGAATCCCGCTGCCCGGATCCGCCGGCATGGAGGAGCCGAGCCGGCCGGTGACGTCGACACCGGGGAGGCCAGGCCCGGTTCCGTCCACGCCCGCCGGGTCCGCGCCCGTCCGCGAGGACGCCCCGTGCCGGGGCGCACCCAGCAGTCATCGAGGCCGGAGAACTGACGCCGGCCGTGGGCCCAGGGCCGTCTTGGGACCGGCCGGGGCCCGGAAGCAAACGAGCGGGGGACCGGAACCCGAACTCGCCGGCAGGGCCGGCATGCGGGAGAGGAGCGCGATCCATGTCCGAGAAGGTTTCCGACTACATCCTGCGCAGGCTGCGCGAGTGGGACGTCGAGCACGTCTTCGGCTACCCCGGCGACGGCATCAACGGCCTGCTCGCCGCCTGGGAACGGGCCGGGAACGAACCGCGCTTCGTCCAGGCCCGGCACGAGGAGATGGCAGCGTTCGAGGCCGTGGGCTACGCCAAGTTCCGCGGCACGCTCGGGGTGTGCACCGCGACGTCGGGCCCGGGCGCCATCCATCTGCTCAACGGGCTCTACGACGCGAAGCTCGACCACGTGCCCGTCGTGGCCGTCGTCGGCCAGACGGCGCGCTCCGCCATGGGCGGCTCGTACCAGCAGGAAGTCGATCTGCACTCCCTCTTCAAGGATGTGGCCTCGGAGTTCCTGGAGACGGTCACCGTCCCCGAGCAGCTGCCCAACGTCCTCGACCGCGCCATCCGCACCGCCTACGCCCGCCGTGCGCCGACGGCGATCATCGTCCACTCCGACGTGCAGGATCTCGAATACCGGCCGCCCGGCCACGAGTTCAAGATGGTTCCCTCGAGCCTCGGCAGCAGCGGCTGGCGCACCGAGCCCACCGAGGAGGCCCTCGACCACGCCGCCGAAGTGCTCAACTCCGGTAAGAAGGTCGCCATCCTGGCGGGCCAGGGCGCACGCGGCGCACAGGCCGAGGTGCAGCAGATGGCGGGCATGTTGCAGGCGGGAGTGGCGAAGGCGCTGCTCGGGATGGACGTGCTGCCGGACACCCTGCCGTACGTCACCGGCCCCATCGGCCTGCTGGGGAGCCGTCCCAGCTACGAGATGATGCGGGACTGCGACACGTTCCTCACCATCGGATCGAGCCTGCCCTACAGCCAGTTCCTGCCGCCGTACGGCAAGGCCCGCGCCGTCCAGATCGACCTGGACCCGCACATGGCGGGGATGCGCTACCCGTACGAGGTGAACCTCATCGGCGACGCCAGGTCCACCTTGCAGCGGCTGCTGCCCAAGCTCCGGCAGAAGGAGGAAGGGCAGGAGTGGCAGGAGGAGTTGATGGCCTCCGTCGACCGCTGGAAGGACGTGATGCGGCGGCGCGCCAAGGTGAGTGCGGACCCGGTCAACCCGGAATACGTCGCCCACTGCCTCGATCCGCTGCTTCCCGACGACGCGATCATCACCGCCGATTCAGGATCCACGACGAACTGGTATGCCCGTCACCTGACCATGCGCGGCACCATGCGCGGCTCCCTGTCGGGGACGCTGGCGACGATGGGCTGCGCCGTTCCGTACGCGATCGGCGCGAAGTTCGCCCATCCGGACCGCCCCGTCGTCGCTCTCGTCGGGGACGGCGCGATGCAGATGAACGGGATGGCCGAACTCGTCACGCTCGCCAAGTACCGCATGTCCTGGGACGATCCGCGGTTCGTGATCGGCGTGTGGAACAACCGCGACCTGAACCAGGTGACTTGGGAGATGCGGGCCATGGGCGGCTCGCCACAGTTCGTGCCATCGCAGTCCCTGCCAGATGTCTCCTACGCGGCGTTCGCACGCACCCTCGGCATGACCGGCATCAGGGCCGAGAAGCCGGAGGAGGTGGAGGACGCGTGGCGGCAGGCGCTGGAGTCGGACGGACCGGCCGTGGTCGAGTTCATGACCGACCCCTCCGTGCCGCCGATCCCGCCACACGCCGACTGGGACCAGATCGAGGCCACGGTGGCGTCGATCATGAAGGGCGACCCCGACCGCAAGGCCGTGGTCAAGCAGGGCTTCAAGGCGAAACTGCAGGAGTTCCTGCCGGGCGGCAGGCCCCATCCGTCCGACGGGAGCGAGGAGCCGGACGAGGCCGCCGGCGCCCACGAGGAGGACGGAGGCAAGAGCAAGACGAAGGGTGGCGGGGAGAAGGTCGGCAAGAAGCCCAAGAAGCGCAAGCGTGCGGCCGGACGCGAGCCCGAGCACACGGCGAAGGGGCCGGACGCATGAGGCCGGTCCAGGCGCACCGGCCGGTGCGCCTGGGACGGAGCGGCCGGGCACGGCCGCTCCGTCGCGGACACTCGACCACTCCCGCGCGCCCGTCCTCGACGCCCTCGCGCACTACAAGCGCAACGGGTTGGGCCGCAGGAGTTGCCGACGCGTTCGCCCGCCAACCGGACGCCGTGGGCACGGTGCTGATCACTCCGACCGCGTACGGGACGTGCGCCGATAGCAAGGGCGTCGCAGACGTATGCCACGAGCGGGGCAGGGACAGCTGGTCGATCCCTCGGTGCTGAAGCTCCGTGAGAATCTGCTGGGCACCACCAGCCCGTCCACCAACTGCTCGACGGCGCACTGGCGTTGGCCGCGTGGCTGCGTCGCGAGATCAGCGCCCTGCCCGGCCTGGCGCACGCTGCGCGTGGTCGCGAACAAGCGGGACGGGTAGGACGATCCGCGGCCGGGCGCGGCGGCCTGCGCCGGGAGCGCCCGAAGGCAGGGGCACGGAGGGCGAGTCCCGATGGGCGTGGTGCCCGGGCTCCGCACCGGTCGACCCCGTCGTGCGGACCCGGGCGCCCCATACGCCCTGTCCCGTCATGCCCCGTCATGTCCCCGGTGACGACTCCCTCGCGCGGGCGCCCTCCCTCGTGCGGCCGGGCGTGATCTGGCGGTCCGGGTGGCGGCGCAGATACTCCGACTCCAGCTCCGCCATCCTGACGCTGTGCGCGGAAAGCGCGTCCTTCGGTGCGTGCAGCAGGGTGTCGTGCCGGGTGCGGTGAATGGTCTCCAGTTCCCTGAGAAGCTCCGCGTCGGACAGCTCGCGGGGATCGATTCCCATGGGGCTCCCTCTCTCGGTGTCGCTCTCGTGTCGCTCTCGTGACTCTGCGTGCTTCGTGCTGCGTCTGCGCCCACCTGCCGCCGACCTGCCCGGACGGACATGCCGGCGCGGTTCGTGTGGTCCGCGACCGTACGGGTACCCGGCCTCGGCGATCCAAGGAGGGAATCAATGGAACTCGGATTCCTCGGTCCGCTCTTCGAGCGCAAGGGCCCTTGGGCGTCGGTCTACTTCGACACCCGCACGGCCTCCGAGGACGCAGCCGCCCGTCACGAGCTCAACGCCAAATCGGCGCGCGACCAGCTCAAGGACGCAGGCGCTGACGACCCCACGTGCAGAGCCGTTCACGACAGGCTCATGTCGCTGAGCCGGGGCCCGGAACCCCCCGCTCACGCGGTCTTCGCCACCCAGGGCGAAGTCGTCCTCGACACAGAGCTCACAGCGCCACCGCCCGGCGGCGGCCCGATCGCCGTCTGGCAGCCGCTCCCGCACACGGGCCCGCTCGTCGAACTCGCCGACAGCGATCCTCCGGCGCTCGTGGCCTACATCGACCGCAAGGGCGCCGAATTCGAGCTGACCGGCTCTCTCGGCGCAGAGCCCGCCGGCAGCGTCACGGGCAGCGACTGGCCGTTGCACCGCACCCCGTCGGCCGACTGGTCGGAGCAGCACTTCCAGGCAAGGGTCGAGAACACCTGGGAGCAGAACGCCGCGGAGATCGCCGACGAGCTGCGCGTCCGCTGGGAGAAGTGCGGAGCGGAGGTGCTCGTGCTGGCCGGTGAGGCGCGCGAACGCAATTCCGTGTACGCGCATCTGCCGCCCGACCTGCGCGAACGGACCGTCCAGGCGGAGCACGGCGTACGCGCCGACAGCCACGCCGAGGGGCCCGCCTCGAACACCGCGGGCGGCCGGAGACTGCTCGCGGAAGAGGTCGCGAACGCGCGGGCCGACTATGCGCGGCAGCGGACCGCCGAAGTCATGGAACGCTTCCAGGCCGGGCGCGCGCCGGGCGGCGCGGGCCGGATCGGCGCGGCCGAAGGTGTGCCGGCACTGGTCGAGGCGGCGCGCGAGCACCGCATCGGCGTGCTGCTCGTACGGCCGGAGGGCCCCGACACGCGCCGCGAGGTCTGGGTGGGCGACGAGCCCGGCCAGCTCGCGCAGCGCCGCAGCGAAACCCAGTACCTGGGAGCGACCGAGCCTTCCCCGGCACGCGCCGACGACGCGCTGCTGCGTTCCGCGGCGGCAACGGGCGCCGACGTGCTGTGCGTACGCGACACCGACGTACCGGAAGGCGTGCCGCGGGACCTGCCGGACGGCGGTCTCGGGGCGCTGTTGCGCTGGCCGCACGAAGGAGCACCGGAAGGAGGTGGAGCCGGTGGCGGACAACATGCAACGCGGTAGTGACCGGCTGAATGTCCACCGGGACGACGAGGCCAAGCGGGAGATGCAGGGCTGGATCCGGTCCGGGCACCCCACACGGG
It contains:
- a CDS encoding aminotransferase class I/II-fold pyridoxal phosphate-dependent enzyme; translation: MEGSDGHRQARSAAAVAACGYWHRRGMETRPDQVVAAPGASLLLFAVLAATGCGTVLMPRPGESWYAHPARLLGRPLHTVPVPAECGGVPDPVALRETVRRVRTEVPEPPRVLVLSVADDCTGTAAPPELLHEVIEAAGDERLLVVSDETWRETAHAPHSTVVVSPAEMVQGGRETDEVVVLAELGETLLPHGLAAGIARFPSSGRGQGLAESVRGVLKSLRTGLTGPDDAAVADALTEPESLRARRAGTARAYGAVLGELHRVITEAGALCRPPRVGRHLYVDFEPVRARLDAHGVRDSPGLEAQLVRMFGPFVCGGHRFGDDPQALRVRMSSGLVADSDPPGSPASPGVGRALDFVKSALTELTALRG
- a CDS encoding SigB/SigF/SigG family RNA polymerase sigma factor; translation: MTSAVTRTERARHPHDDAPDTAAEFRRIASLPEGREKEELKQRVVEAWMPMAERLAQRFRNRGETLEDLQQVASLGLVKAVRRYDPDRGSAFESFAVPTIVGEVKRHFRDHMWGLHVPRRVQELRNRVRTSRRELSLTMGESPSVAQIAEHARMSEEDVLVGMEALESYSTLSLDAELPGADDGYSLADTLGRAEPGFDNVVYRESVKPRLERLPERERRILYMRFFCDMTQTNIADQLGISQMHVSRLISRTCDRLQHEVDADMEREREPELAAA
- a CDS encoding thiamine pyrophosphate-requiring protein translates to MSEKVSDYILRRLREWDVEHVFGYPGDGINGLLAAWERAGNEPRFVQARHEEMAAFEAVGYAKFRGTLGVCTATSGPGAIHLLNGLYDAKLDHVPVVAVVGQTARSAMGGSYQQEVDLHSLFKDVASEFLETVTVPEQLPNVLDRAIRTAYARRAPTAIIVHSDVQDLEYRPPGHEFKMVPSSLGSSGWRTEPTEEALDHAAEVLNSGKKVAILAGQGARGAQAEVQQMAGMLQAGVAKALLGMDVLPDTLPYVTGPIGLLGSRPSYEMMRDCDTFLTIGSSLPYSQFLPPYGKARAVQIDLDPHMAGMRYPYEVNLIGDARSTLQRLLPKLRQKEEGQEWQEELMASVDRWKDVMRRRAKVSADPVNPEYVAHCLDPLLPDDAIITADSGSTTNWYARHLTMRGTMRGSLSGTLATMGCAVPYAIGAKFAHPDRPVVALVGDGAMQMNGMAELVTLAKYRMSWDDPRFVIGVWNNRDLNQVTWEMRAMGGSPQFVPSQSLPDVSYAAFARTLGMTGIRAEKPEEVEDAWRQALESDGPAVVEFMTDPSVPPIPPHADWDQIEATVASIMKGDPDRKAVVKQGFKAKLQEFLPGGRPHPSDGSEEPDEAAGAHEEDGGKSKTKGGGEKVGKKPKKRKRAAGREPEHTAKGPDA
- a CDS encoding Vms1/Ankzf1 family peptidyl-tRNA hydrolase — encoded protein: MELGFLGPLFERKGPWASVYFDTRTASEDAAARHELNAKSARDQLKDAGADDPTCRAVHDRLMSLSRGPEPPAHAVFATQGEVVLDTELTAPPPGGGPIAVWQPLPHTGPLVELADSDPPALVAYIDRKGAEFELTGSLGAEPAGSVTGSDWPLHRTPSADWSEQHFQARVENTWEQNAAEIADELRVRWEKCGAEVLVLAGEARERNSVYAHLPPDLRERTVQAEHGVRADSHAEGPASNTAGGRRLLAEEVANARADYARQRTAEVMERFQAGRAPGGAGRIGAAEGVPALVEAAREHRIGVLLVRPEGPDTRREVWVGDEPGQLAQRRSETQYLGATEPSPARADDALLRSAAATGADVLCVRDTDVPEGVPRDLPDGGLGALLRWPHEGAPEGGGAGGGQHATR
- a CDS encoding DUF6158 family protein, producing the protein MGIDPRELSDAELLRELETIHRTRHDTLLHAPKDALSAHSVRMAELESEYLRRHPDRQITPGRTREGARARESSPGT
- a CDS encoding GAF domain-containing protein → MEDQQPLGALERPQHEALLSVMPLAEPDERATGRETFSRGFSELAEHAVVSTSGSCAAAVTLTDPEGGPLTETPEGRASAVTHPEVSELVAVQWESEEGPVPEALESGEPVFVSDVRHETRWPRYREMALQRGLRACATLPFRHEGAVLTVSVYAFHPDGLSGVVEEKSTELAGLAEQVVRSRGRCA